The following coding sequences lie in one Candidatus Dependentiae bacterium genomic window:
- the raiA gene encoding ribosome-associated translation inhibitor RaiA has translation MNIKITFQNMPHSDSLEAHTNQKLEKIFEFLNTEQRPFNVEFWLKAHKVHPHHVAEMHLKTKNFDLMAHDEGADMYVAVDNTIDKMVKLIKKEKQKMNDRHHKVPTDKSNFNR, from the coding sequence ATGAACATCAAAATTACCTTTCAGAACATGCCTCATTCTGATTCACTTGAAGCACACACCAATCAAAAGTTAGAGAAAATATTTGAATTTTTAAACACAGAACAACGACCTTTTAATGTCGAATTCTGGCTTAAAGCGCACAAGGTACATCCTCACCACGTTGCAGAAATGCATTTAAAAACCAAGAACTTCGACCTCATGGCTCATGATGAAGGTGCAGATATGTATGTTGCCGTAGACAATACCATTGATAAAATGGTCAAACTCATTAAAAAAGAAAAACAGAAAATGAATGACCGTCATCATAAAGTTCCTACCGATAAGAGCAACTTTAATCGGTAA
- a CDS encoding WD40 repeat domain-containing protein, with product MKKNLLRSIFLLVCGVLVIAPNLMSIMPTLTEQSFNVVLNQAKNTVLDLAQPCEEEANKLMNMIYVLTKQTLSSINQQLPESLLGDLAQPKHRKLKGHKAAIHSIMEYDNGILASASDDFTMRNWEPQTGKCIATTNQHIQRGKPVIQLKNGTFVIPEGNDLQVIDPELQKPIATPQGHTQAITSLTLLQNGNFVSASNDHTLKIWNGSTYECIQTLTGHTDAVTGVACLKNGLLISSSNDCSIKLWNPVTHECLTTLMNNADAVTSVIPLKNGNFASVSNNIITKYHTIKIWNTQTGEPIKTLEGHRSLISVIIELNNGNIASASWDKTIRIWNLDPFEISNFFEKNKSPEERLSTIQKIALILQLEHLRQNKEYQTGVRLHDSWLKIFNRLPVSLQEMYKQHFCPITDEITQKDNEESCLKKKNYKKNYKIL from the coding sequence ATGAAAAAGAACCTATTACGATCAATATTTCTACTCGTATGTGGCGTACTGGTGATTGCACCAAACCTCATGTCGATCATGCCCACCCTCACCGAACAAAGCTTTAATGTAGTACTCAATCAAGCAAAAAATACGGTACTTGATCTTGCACAACCATGTGAAGAAGAAGCAAACAAGCTTATGAATATGATCTATGTACTTACCAAACAAACCCTGTCATCTATCAATCAACAGCTACCTGAAAGCCTACTCGGCGACCTTGCTCAACCAAAACATCGAAAACTTAAAGGACACAAGGCCGCTATTCATTCGATTATGGAATATGACAATGGCATACTCGCTTCGGCTTCAGACGATTTCACCATGAGAAATTGGGAACCCCAAACAGGAAAATGTATTGCAACTACTAATCAACACATACAACGAGGCAAACCGGTTATTCAACTCAAAAATGGAACTTTTGTCATACCCGAAGGAAATGATCTACAAGTAATTGACCCCGAACTTCAAAAACCAATTGCAACACCTCAAGGCCATACACAAGCTATTACCTCGCTTACGTTGCTCCAAAATGGAAATTTTGTTTCTGCCTCAAATGACCACACGCTTAAAATCTGGAACGGTTCAACGTATGAATGTATTCAGACACTCACAGGTCATACAGATGCTGTTACCGGAGTTGCGTGCTTAAAAAATGGTCTTTTAATTTCAAGCTCAAATGACTGCTCCATAAAGCTTTGGAACCCTGTAACCCACGAGTGCTTAACGACTCTTATGAACAACGCAGATGCTGTTACTTCGGTTATACCGCTCAAAAATGGAAATTTTGCTTCAGTTTCAAATAACATTATAACCAAGTATCACACTATAAAAATTTGGAATACTCAAACAGGTGAGCCCATCAAAACTCTTGAGGGCCATAGAAGCTTGATTAGTGTAATAATTGAGCTGAACAATGGAAATATTGCCTCTGCTTCATGGGATAAAACAATACGAATCTGGAATCTTGACCCCTTTGAAATAAGTAATTTTTTTGAAAAAAATAAATCGCCTGAAGAGCGTTTAAGTACTATTCAAAAAATTGCGCTCATCCTCCAACTAGAGCATCTACGTCAGAATAAAGAATATCAAACTGGTGTTCGGTTACATGATAGCTGGCTTAAAATATTCAATAGGCTTCCCGTCAGTCTTCAAGAAATGTACAAACAACATTTTTGTCCTATCACCGATGAAATCACCCAAAAAGACAATGAAGAAAGCTGCTTAAAGAAAAAAAATTATAAAAAAAATTATAAAATTCTTTAA
- a CDS encoding alkaline phosphatase family protein, which translates to MSIKKHYYQVYVLITVVLLYSSAAQAKKREDACKAPKLTVVIVVDQFAHHIVQKLKSHFKHGLKKLLNQGIVYHQARHPHAVPETTPGHHALSTAVVPRDHGAVLNQWLNRKGVRTHYELDSSGKASVISPTGVYEEGKSPENTDVDGLSDQFIFHSTDECPHQVFALSLKSYPAISMANRKGKAFWIDQKNGLFTSSKAYCDQLPDWVQQFNKDKAIDKLTHCTWKTVFDKSSKAYKFPEIRNYDFAGFDFSMIDKIKIPLNKSTEKSHKNNKHKAAQPYEIFCKTPQSSKLLLSFAKRCIKRNLDKKNGKMLLWVSLSNFDLLGHFYGPDSMEAIDLAYHIDKQIGDFLQALDQYVGKGKALVVLTADHGIAPFPELMKKHGFNAARRIMADDLIQRMNEHIKLKYRTGKIVAAYEPMHFRLNREIMNTLSQSQQEAVVDDLKKFLIQEPGIKNAWTAEDLKTKYYELRSLEQFYRNQVYRGRTGDIIIQPMPYVQVTHYAKGTAHMTPYDYDTHVPLIIYQKGRFYKGNVHNKVWMQQLPVTLAHIFGIPRPSASLFKILPGIERVGIK; encoded by the coding sequence ATGTCTATCAAGAAACATTACTATCAAGTGTATGTTCTTATCACAGTAGTCCTGCTCTACAGCTCTGCTGCTCAGGCAAAAAAGCGAGAAGATGCATGCAAAGCACCTAAGCTGACGGTGGTGATTGTCGTTGACCAGTTTGCGCATCATATTGTTCAGAAACTCAAATCCCACTTTAAACATGGCCTTAAAAAGCTTTTAAACCAGGGGATTGTTTATCATCAAGCACGTCATCCGCATGCGGTGCCAGAAACAACGCCTGGGCACCACGCCCTGAGTACCGCCGTTGTACCGCGCGATCATGGTGCAGTGCTCAATCAGTGGCTTAACCGAAAAGGTGTTCGAACACATTACGAACTTGATAGCTCTGGAAAAGCATCGGTTATATCTCCTACAGGAGTTTATGAAGAAGGGAAGTCTCCTGAAAATACCGACGTTGATGGGTTATCGGATCAATTTATCTTTCATTCAACTGATGAGTGTCCTCATCAGGTTTTTGCACTTTCACTTAAATCGTATCCTGCAATTTCTATGGCAAACCGAAAAGGTAAAGCTTTTTGGATTGATCAAAAAAACGGACTTTTTACTTCAAGTAAGGCTTATTGTGATCAGCTTCCTGATTGGGTGCAACAGTTTAATAAGGACAAAGCGATTGATAAGCTGACCCATTGCACGTGGAAAACTGTCTTTGATAAATCGAGTAAAGCTTATAAATTTCCCGAAATTCGGAATTATGACTTTGCGGGCTTTGATTTTAGTATGATTGATAAGATTAAAATCCCGCTGAACAAAAGCACTGAAAAGTCGCATAAAAATAATAAACATAAAGCGGCGCAGCCGTATGAGATTTTTTGCAAAACACCACAGTCGAGTAAGCTTTTGCTCAGCTTTGCCAAGCGTTGCATTAAGCGTAATTTAGACAAAAAAAATGGAAAAATGCTGTTGTGGGTTTCATTGAGCAACTTCGATTTACTTGGCCATTTTTATGGTCCAGATAGCATGGAGGCTATCGATTTGGCTTATCATATCGACAAGCAAATTGGAGATTTTCTACAAGCGCTTGATCAGTATGTTGGAAAGGGAAAAGCACTTGTTGTGCTTACAGCAGACCATGGCATTGCTCCATTTCCAGAACTTATGAAAAAGCATGGGTTTAATGCAGCTCGTCGTATTATGGCTGATGATTTGATTCAACGAATGAATGAACACATCAAGCTTAAATATCGAACAGGGAAAATTGTTGCAGCGTATGAACCCATGCATTTTCGCTTAAATCGTGAAATTATGAATACACTTTCTCAGTCGCAGCAAGAAGCAGTTGTTGATGACCTCAAGAAGTTTCTGATTCAAGAACCAGGGATTAAAAATGCCTGGACAGCAGAGGATTTAAAAACAAAGTATTATGAGCTCAGGTCGCTGGAACAATTTTATCGTAACCAGGTGTACAGAGGGAGGACTGGTGACATTATTATTCAGCCCATGCCTTATGTGCAAGTTACGCATTACGCCAAGGGAACTGCGCATATGACACCGTACGATTATGATACGCATGTACCTTTAATTATTTATCAAAAAGGTCGATTTTATAAAGGTAATGTGCATAACAAAGTTTGGATGCAGCAGCTTCCGGTAACACTGGCACACATTTTTGGGATCCCGCGCCCAAGTGCATCGCTTTTTAAAATCTTGCCTGGAATTGAGCGGGTTGGGATTAAGTAA
- a CDS encoding alkaline phosphatase family protein, with protein MKLLRHILIILLVGVPEFTIPLHAQNQVPQLTVVMVIDQFAYSHIRKLSPHFKFGLKKLLKEGINFTDAHYPHGVTCTGTGHAALGTGTLAKDHGIVLNDWLDENGKVQGFKDKNPDAAQFNGLHPTKLCRYGISAKNLMVDGVSDQLVMGSTPEIKNRVFSLSFKPRAAIGMGGRLGKSIWFDHNTITFTSSKAFFKELPEWIIEFNKKNDLSKIKKAYWKSAYPISSSAYNFKNIDDYEYCTPNFPRVNHTTITSNTRQDCACTRAPESKVPFVKLPQANKLLLDLATNCLEANFKPHQKEPGKFLMWVSLSTLDMIGHAYGPDCLETIDMIYHLDKQLGTFMKQVQRMAGKRKVLFVLTADHGVTPIPEHMNRKGPTIAHRILQKDLVNELNQIAQESFGLTNIVTKAITSQLYLNKKILASLAPEKQLAVLETLKQAIKKKPGIHEVWTADELSKATFDPSQLESYYKNQYYPGRSGDIICMTKPHSFFAKRPNGTSHCSPYKDTTHVPLIMYQQGNLQKKTIASRVWIPQVPVTIAKILGIQPPSASPFQELPGILPQAK; from the coding sequence ATGAAATTATTACGCCACATTCTGATTATTCTGCTTGTTGGAGTACCAGAATTCACAATCCCGCTGCATGCTCAAAATCAAGTACCACAACTCACCGTTGTTATGGTCATCGACCAATTTGCCTATTCTCACATCAGAAAGCTCAGTCCTCACTTTAAGTTTGGGCTCAAAAAACTCTTGAAGGAGGGTATTAACTTCACCGACGCACACTACCCTCATGGCGTAACATGCACCGGAACTGGTCACGCTGCCCTAGGGACTGGAACTCTGGCAAAGGATCATGGAATTGTACTCAACGACTGGCTTGATGAAAACGGCAAGGTTCAAGGATTTAAAGATAAAAATCCAGACGCTGCACAATTTAATGGTCTTCATCCAACAAAGCTCTGTCGCTATGGTATCTCAGCAAAAAATTTAATGGTTGATGGTGTCTCAGATCAGCTGGTTATGGGTTCAACACCAGAAATTAAAAATAGAGTGTTCTCACTATCTTTCAAGCCACGAGCTGCTATTGGAATGGGTGGACGACTTGGAAAGTCAATCTGGTTTGACCACAACACCATTACATTTACTTCAAGTAAGGCATTCTTTAAAGAGTTACCAGAATGGATCATAGAATTCAATAAAAAAAATGATCTCTCTAAAATTAAAAAGGCTTACTGGAAATCAGCATACCCGATCTCAAGCTCCGCTTATAATTTTAAAAATATCGATGATTATGAATATTGCACACCTAATTTTCCTCGAGTAAATCACACAACCATCACATCAAATACACGACAAGATTGTGCGTGCACGCGGGCTCCAGAAAGCAAAGTTCCTTTTGTTAAACTTCCTCAAGCAAACAAGCTCCTCCTAGACCTTGCAACAAATTGCTTGGAAGCTAATTTTAAACCACATCAAAAAGAACCAGGAAAGTTTTTGATGTGGGTCTCACTCTCAACGCTTGATATGATCGGTCATGCCTATGGTCCTGATTGTCTAGAAACTATCGATATGATTTATCACCTGGACAAACAACTAGGCACCTTTATGAAGCAAGTACAACGTATGGCAGGTAAGCGTAAAGTGCTTTTTGTTCTGACCGCTGATCATGGCGTCACACCCATTCCTGAGCACATGAACCGTAAAGGCCCAACAATTGCTCATCGTATTTTGCAAAAAGATCTGGTAAACGAATTAAATCAAATAGCTCAAGAGTCGTTTGGTTTAACTAATATTGTTACCAAAGCCATAACTAGTCAGTTATATTTAAACAAAAAAATTCTCGCTTCGCTTGCACCAGAAAAGCAGCTTGCTGTTCTTGAAACACTCAAACAAGCCATCAAAAAGAAACCTGGAATTCACGAAGTCTGGACCGCTGATGAACTCAGCAAAGCAACATTTGATCCAAGCCAACTTGAAAGCTATTACAAAAATCAATACTATCCTGGACGATCGGGCGATATCATTTGCATGACCAAGCCCCACAGCTTCTTTGCAAAGCGGCCAAATGGAACCTCGCATTGCTCACCTTACAAAGATACAACACACGTCCCGCTCATCATGTACCAACAGGGAAATTTGCAGAAAAAAACAATAGCTTCTCGCGTCTGGATCCCTCAAGTACCTGTAACTATTGCTAAAATTTTGGGGATTCAGCCGCCTTCGGCTTCACCATTTCAAGAACTACCTGGAATACTGCCACAGGCAAAGTAG